The genomic region GGATAGtgaaacaataacaatacaaagttgaaaagataatgaaatgtattttgtatgtCCTTTTCATCAGGCTCTGAAAAATCTTTGAAAAGAAAGCCAAGAATGGCCTTTTGTTGCACAAACAACAGAGTATTCAATGCATCACTGTTTCTGTTGAAGCAAGGCTTTGCTAAGTTTTGTCCAGGATCTGCCGGAGCAAATGCAATGAGCTCATTCGTTTGTACCCAGGTTGATCAGGTAGTTTTTTACTCCTCTAATCATACTAGCTAAACTTTCCAGGATATTAACACATGCTCTGAACAGcaatcattttcaaaaaataaTAGATAGTAACtcaatgtttggatttttaaaatAAGCCAGAATTGTCTTCAGTGTGAACACAACTCACAACTGGCAGTGTTgatgaatatgatcaaaaagtCTCTTTATCATACTGGTGatcttttattaaaaaatacatttgaaacCATGCAACCTTTAATGAAAGCTGAACTATCCAATCACTTCTCAGTTTGAGCTTTCTGGCAGAGACaggatttatttttaatatcagATGGCATTACTTTGAGCTTATTGTGTCATCTACTCATAACAATTTGTCCAAGCCCTTTCGaggaaaaacagccccacatcTTCAAAGATCAACCCCTATTCTTGACAGAGGGGATCAGGCAATTTTGTGGATAATACATTTTTATACTGAACCCCTGCTGTCTGTTCCTAGAAAATGTCAGAGTTGATTTAATCTGTTCATAGACACCAGCCCTGTGAAAGAAAGTTCTAAAAGCTATATTATTGACTAGCAAATGGAAGGGCTTGATTTTAAATAGATGTAGAGGGTTTTTATCTGCCTTGTTAACAGAGATGGAGTTGATTGCCGTTTCATAGAGAACAGCGTGCCCCCTCAGTTAAACGTAATCCAACCATGAGGGTGATATTGGTTGTCCAGTTTAAGCTTAATTTTTGCTATACACGTTGTGTGTGTCgccctatgtgtgtgtaaacggtACCTTCAGTGGTTGATTTCTCCTAATGACAGCCAGCTCAATGTTCTTTCCACCTGACTGCACCACCTTCAAACACAAGGAATACATTATTCAGGCTAAAATTAGAGTTTAAAAGGAGGTTAGCTTTGAATAATCAAAACAAGTGATTGCCTATTCCTGTCCTTACCTCCAGTAAAGCTTTAATAGCCAGTTTGATGGCCTCGTTGTCACCAGTAATGGCCTCCTCCGTGTAATTCTTCTCTAGGAATTCCCTCACAGTTTTCGCACTACGACCAATGGCATTGGCCTGAATGGACGGAACAAGCAAATTATGCAAGTGAGTGTCAAATCCACCATCGCGTCATATTCTTCTGGAATGTGAAAATATACTGGAGTGTGTAGCGTGTGGCAACTTAGTCCAAAGAGGGATGTCATGTGGCAAGTGTTTTAAAGGGTAATGCAGCTGCTTCTCCACTGATGTCTGGTTTCCAGTGTCGAGCACTCACCTTCCACGCGTGGTAGGTGCCTGACGGATCAGTCTGGTAGAGTCTGGGAGTCCCATCACAATCAAAGCCCACAATCAACGCAGAGATTCCAAACGGTCTGCGCCCGTTGCTCTGGGTGTAACGCTGAAACAAACAAGAGTGCAGAGAGACGTACATTAGAGCAGCCATCACATATCAATGTGTTCCTGTCAGCAGGAGCACAGTGATGTCATTTCGCAATACTCTACAACATACCTGTATTTTGTctttcaaaatactttatttagtCAATACACAGCCTTAATTGTGTTTCTTAATTTCCACAGATAAGATCATTTGTAAAGTCTTTGTTCACTGTATCTCTGTCTGCACACATTATGAGGAAAAAATATACACATAACACTTTTGTTTTGGCTCCCATTTTTCATAAATTATATGTGGTAAATATAAAGACTTGCTCAATGCACACAAATGGCTCATTTATTTCAAATCCATGTTAGTAGGCACTTCACCATTACCAATATAATACAATGCGGCATTTGACAGGTGTGGCATATCAAAAGATGCTAATTAAAAAGCATGACTATTGGACTGGTCACAATAAAAGGCAACTATAAAATGAATCAATTTGAGTGAGTGCGCAATCAGCATGCTGACATCAGGAGTATGCACCAGAGCTGTTGTCTGTGAGCTGAATGTAAAGATGAAGTACTGGTAATGGATATGGATTTTTATCACATTTCTAAGGAAAATTTAAAATCAGAATTGTATGCATAAGTCTTAGAACTTTTACTTCAACATTTTTAcgtattttttatatttctatTATGGTGACCTTCGTAAATATAGTCCatacagggatggattactgcacgggcctaccgggcccaggcccaggggccccaaggggtcagggggccctgaagcccaagccattgcatggaatcattgcctcaatatcaacaaatcaggatataggctatgaatctgattgaatttagtattggccatccccaaaatgcaccagaatacaggaaatcacatcaagcttaataaaaaaattctggggaggACCCCAAACCCCtcctcccacatatgcgacaattagtggggggcccttaatacatctgggcccaggggcctgaaagttcataatccgcccatatGTCCATATCCTACATTATTAGCTAATGGGCATGAGCGATGGTGATGTGTGACTTTTGCTCAGTGCTGTCTTTTGCAATCTAACTCTGTTCCTCCACTGACCCCCACTGCTGCTTccatttttatcattatttattttaatcagTTGAACGATCCcaataaaataacattatttACTAAAGTGTTGAGCATCCACTCTGGCCTTTACCTGCTTAAGGGTGGCAATATATCTTGTGATGTATTCCACTGTGACAGGGTCTTCCACAGTCAGTCTGTGACTCTGACACTCCACTCGAGCCCTGTTTATGACAATGCGTGCGTCTGCAGTCAGACCTGGAGACAGGTAATTGTGGTGGGTGATTACAGTATGTGAGCAGTGACATTTCCAACTGAACTTTTATTAGTGATTATGAGAAAAGTGCATAATTTCTCATTTCTCACCTGCAAAGGCCATGCAGACATGTTCGTCCAGCACGCAGATCTTGCGGACTGTCCTCTCCTCTTGCAATTTTGccacagattttttttcaacACCCAGAACAACAATATCTTTACCCCTTATGCCGACCTATCAACAAACAGTACCGTAAATTACATCTAATGGGTAATAGGTGGTAGATGATTAAAAAGCCCTGAAAGGCGGTGCAGTTCTGTTTCTAGTTTCAGAATCGAATCACGGTGCCATATCAAAAGTGGCTGGAGAAAGCTAAGCTCACCCCAGATCAAAACAATGAATGAACTGATTCACGAAGGTGTTATGGACATAGTTATAACGTAACTTGATAATAGCTATTGGAGTTATTTTTCTATTAGTATTAGCACACTGCACTACTTAATATGCATACTACTTAAAGTTGATGTATCATCCTATGCTAACAACACTGATGAAGGCTACCGTTGTCCGAAAAAGAGTGGGCCAATTGTTTTCcctatattaaaatacacacattatCTATACGAATATCGCCAGCATGTCAGTTGATACATCACTAAAATCACAGTTAGATAGTTGTCTAATGACCTTAGTTGGGCTAATGGTAAGTTAGTTATGATATTGTTGAACTCACAGCCGTGGATCCTTTCTTGACAGCCTCTTGGGCGTACTCCACTTGAAAGAGATGACCATCGGGAGAAAATACAGTAATAGCTCTATCATATCTCGCTGCCATCGCATTCACTTACTAAAATACTGACCAATGTAAAAGATTGAATGGCCCAGTATCTACCTAATTGCTTCCGGGAATATATGCACCACAATGTGAATCTGACTAGCCCTCTGCTAGCCCGagttagcagacacttttttcaAATCGTACACTTCCTACACACTACGCAAGCGCATGAACTTTGAACCTTAGGCTGGGATAAACCAAGTAGTCCACAGACACAGGTAGGCAAAGTAGGTGGCCTAGTTAAGTAAAGTCTCTGATTAGGTTTTATCAAAAAATGTCTAATAGTAGACGGGCTgttagatgatgatgatgatgatgatgatgatgatgatgatgataatgataacaTAGAATTGGGGGAAtaagaagaagagggagaaaatgaagatgaggaggaaggaACACAACAAATATACATGTATTCCTTAGTAGCTTAAGCCTTGGATATCTGTTTCTCTCATATAGGCCAATAAGGATAGGCAGTTAACGTTTTGTTCCAGATTACACAGTTGCTGTGGAAAATACAATAGAGAGGATAATAATACCAAAGATTTAAGAATAGGCTACAATCAGTTTTCTTTCTAATAATATGCCTACAGAATGACGTCGTCTCAGACAACATGCACCCTCCTCTCCGCAGTTCATACCATCTCCCAATACCCCATAGCCCAGGAGGAATGAACCATTATTTCTAGGTAGTAATTAGTGTAGTTCcaatttttcatttattttttccacAGTCATTCAACAAGGGGTTTCATTTTTGTGCCGAACAGTCTAGACATGTTGCACATTTTATGACACTTATACATTTAATTGTTTTGGAGATAAGAATTTGTTTTAGCATTGTTTCGACCTCCCCCTCCGTGAGATGCAACGTTATTAAGTAGCATCCTTCCTTGAGCTGTGAGGTTTGAGTTTACAGATTAGTATTTTATTGTATGTTTTAACCCACATATAGTTAAAATCACAATGTCGGTGGCGTTTGCACCTCACAGACCGCGCGGAAAGGGTGATATAACTCCCGCAGGCATTCAAAAGGTAATTACTTTTCATTGCGTATGTGAATAGAACGGTGGAGAAACATAGTGGCAGCTGCTGTTAGCTCTAGGGTAACCTAACCTATGTATCTTCTTCTAGGATTCGAACTCAAATTGTTAGGAGGGAATTGGCTTGATTACAGTCTAGCAGTCCCGGCGCGCGGTTAATACAAACTTAGCCGCCGCTTCAAAAGAAAATATAGGCTGACTGATACATTAGCTGCAATGTTACGGTTTCGTTCATCAGCCTAATTTCGCGAGCTAGCCACAACGGAGGCCTAGTTTTTCCCAAGCCAGATTGATGCAGGCGCTTTGTTAGCTGTGAATGCACGTAGGCTATCATAGGTTCATAGTGGAGGATCGTTTTTGTTCAACGTGAAATCGCACACGCGTTAATTGGCCTATGGTTGattacaaaaacaacaaaaaaatagagtaggcctacaactgtGGAACAGCTAGCCCGTTTGTTTCACATATTGTTGTCCAAGCTAGAAGCTAACGCTTGAACAGATCCTTGCCAGATCAGGGCCTCCTCCGCTCCAGACTCATAGCCTAACTGTTTGGGAACCCATCTGTAGTgaagaataaataaatgcaaaccAGCGCGCTTAGAAAATGAACATGTTTAGCGTACCTTGTTTGGCCATTAGCTGTTTCATCCgatttaatttaatcatttatAAGCTTATAAATTAACTAACAGGTTCTCTAGGCTATTCATGACTGCTTTTCATCTCAATCTTTCACAAAATCATAATTAAAAGATTTTCAATGTCATTCTTTCAGTTACTGGATGAAAATAACCAACTGATACAGTGCATAATGGATTTTCAGAGCAAAGGAAAGACGGCTGAATGTTCACAGTAAGTTGACATGAAACAGATCTTGTGTCCCTTTTTTGCTTATGTCAAGGTTTCTCGTGGTGGTGGCTTAATTTTGCAAGTTTTATCTGAAGTGAAAAACTGTATTCCTGTCCAATGTTCCACAGAccttcagtaggctacatttcttTTTGTCTAATTTTTTGTAATAGGTACCAACAGATGCTTCACAGAAACCTTGTATACCTGGCTACGATAGCAGACTCTAATCAGAACATGCAGTCTCTCCTTCCTGCTGTGAGTATTGCTGGTTATTGATAACCATCTATTGGTCCAGTTATTTATACCTGCTGTAAGCAGTCAAATTTagtttaatgtaggcctataccaaTGGGGTGAGCTAAAGGTGATTTTGAGAAGAACCAGCCTTAAGGAGATACAGAATGTTTACAGTTGAATAGCCCATGAGTGGAAATGTGTGCTTTTTGCAGTCTTTAGTAAAATAGTAAATAAAACTCTGACATTGCTCCATTTCATGACTGTCAACAACTTTAAGAAAGCCCTGGAAACTTAAAACCGCTTCCCTGTCTTCCTTTTACCCAGCTGAACTGTCTTACAATGACTTGCACACACAACTCTGTGCACATTTGTGCATGCTTATTAGGTACCGGTATTATCTTTGGTAAATAGCCTGTTAAGAGATTTTGTTCGATGACACCATTCAGACGGCACATTTCATGTATACAGGTGGAGCAGAGTAATTATTATAGCCAGTTCTTTATTTCCATTCGATTAAGCATCACTTTGTTCCTTTGAAGCCCCCAACCCAGAATATGCCTATGCCGGGTGGCATGAACCAGAGCGGCCCTCCTTCCCAGGCCCCCCACGGACACAACATGCCCTCTGAGGGCCCACCTGCCGCACACATGCAGAGCCAGATGAATGGACAGATGCCTGGTAAGAGACACATGGCCATGCCTCTGCTGCATAGTCACTCAAAGCCTTACAGAGGAAGCTGCAAAAATTATTTTGGTCGAAGTTGAACTATgctgtttttattgtttgtaaacaTGTCTACTTGCATACACTTACTAATATCCCACGGGTTCCCACGGGTAATGGAATTTTGGGAAGTCTATCCCAGatatggaaagtcagggaattttaaattttttgggggaaagtcatggaatatcaggggattctgttgtagcagtttaacaTTTACTtgtcaaaatacattaatacaaatatttccagGGAGAactggtgtatatctggttataaGTTTTAGTGCTTGCTtggcccaactttgtttattcaatcccatttattcatctcccgctctataaaagtaaaagattcttgaacgcaGCATGGCTGTTCTGAAGtcattggtcggtatattgCAGCATTCATTATAtagaaagtcatggaattttttTGGCAGGGAAAGTCaaggaaaagtcatggaattttacatttgacttagagtgggaaccctgtaatATAAACATGTTTACTTGCACACACTTATTGTAACGCCTCCAATTATCACCAATTTctttcgaaaattctaaaataaCAGTGTTTTTCAATactaaaataacatttgataaattaaccttacattttttagtagccataggttctagatttgaacaaaatctgttttggttcttaacgggagcatttactgcctgaaatatccgattttgtttaccacgctcggagttatagtgctggcctgatgggttgcctatttacgccgtttcaacggcacatgaacggttagaccaagaattctcgtcatgaaattaaaattccactggagctccaagcggatgtgtacacgcagccttacaacactgtttacagctcttcgagtcacagtaaaatgtaatttttggctacagtgtttcccacagaattgaattctatttgtggtggtaggtttgcagaattaacttgaatgcaacagtttttagcaaattagcgcagtgtggttatgatgctaaccagatttaagcacaatttagtacaacctggaaaatcattgtgtggtggtcaatgttgatattgtggtgggccgccacaaataagtcaatgtatgggaaacactgggcaaatttagatacacctatggtgtgggtgcttgcatttctttaggaatccgccatcttggtttgtatagaaatggatattaagtgacacatgcacacaagacggcggaaatacgggaccgacggtaatagggggagttccgatagctGTGTTTTGAACTTTGAACCTACTATTTACAGCTCACTACCCCAAGTGTGTCActactctgtgagtgtgtgtgtgtgtgtgtgtgtgtgttcgttcattcattcattcactaaCCACGGATGGGTCAAATGCAGGAAGAATTTCCCTCAGGATGAATAAAAATATCTTTCTAAAACACAGTCTGAACATCAttaacattttgtaacattcagTACTGCTATTATAGTTTGATGTTAGTGTTATAGAGACGGTATGTTAACTCTTCACACTATTTGGAGCATGTTTTATAGGCTGCTGGTATCATCTTCTATCATTTTTTTGAGGTCATGTGACGGACGAACACATCCTAATAGACACATTTCTTGCCTCAAAAATGTCTTTTCTTTGTCACACAAGAAATAAATCAGGTGTTATTGAGATATGACCTGATTCTCCTAAACCACTCATAGAATAAATAGAATTGTAGTTAGATTGCCAGATTTGGAAGGTTTTAGATTTTTTTGCTAAACAGACAATCGGTTACACCCGTCCCTTCTGTGCCCCTGAAGCACgatgttgattggctgggatTGTTATGGCTAGGCCCAAGCCACTATGCTTGTTTCCCCATTTACAGAGCCACAACTTGACTTGACCTGACTTTGTTTTTGCACACCACAGCCACTAAATGGACAGCTAGAGCACTGAGAGGAGCTATTAGCTGAGCCTGACGAAACACGTATGGCATTATATCCACAGCCTGCTCCTTCAAAGCCAATGGCCACCATATCTTAACAGGCTccatctcctctttcctctccaggCCCTAACCACATGCCCATGCAGGGCCCTGGCCCCAACCAGCCCCCCAACATGCCTAGTGGTGCCATGAACATGCCCCCCAGCAGCCACGGCTCCATGGGCGGTTACAACCATGCCGTGCCCTCCTCACAGGGCATGCCCACTCAAGGCCAGATGAACATGAGCCAAGGCCAGCCAATGGGAAGCTACGGCCCACGACCTAGCATGAACATGCAGCCCAGTCAAGGTACCATGCCTTGTTTGTTAAAGAACCCTCGTCTCTGTATGCTTGGTCTGAAGTTCTGAACTATCAGCACTTTCTCCGCTCAGTACATTTGATTCAGTTTTGCATTCTTTTAAGTTTTTTTGCCATTTGACACAACTTCTCAGGTCCTATGATGCACCAGCAGCCACCCTCCCAGCAGTACAACATGCCCCCTGGTGGCGGCGGGCAGCACTACCAGGGCCAACAGAATCCCATGGGCATGATGGGCCAGGTGAACCAGGGCAACCACGTCATGAGCCAGAGACCCATGCCCCCCTACAGGCCACCACAGCAAGGTAAGCACCCACGCTGATCCAGATGTTTCACAAACAGCTGTCCATCAAAGGCCACCGCTGGCCTCTATGAACTCCGGCCTTTGTGTGTCCTCACCCAGGTCCTCCTCAGCAGTACCCAGGCCAGGAGGAGTACTATGGAGAACAGTACAGTCACGGTGGGCAGGGAGCTCCTGAAGGTAGTTTCTTGCAGTTACATGCATTTTCTTAAGGTGAAATAGTCACTTTATAGAGATGCTCGCCTTTACTCTATTTTCCATGTCTACATCATTACAATAAATAAACCAAAAAACTTTGTGTGTCTATGGCGTTAGGTGGAGCAAAGAACTTACAGAAGCTTGTTACAAACTCTGGTAAACAGAACTGGTTTCTGAGACTTTTTAAACTCCTTCTTTATGGCTCTATCCTAT from Alosa alosa isolate M-15738 ecotype Scorff River chromosome 1, AALO_Geno_1.1, whole genome shotgun sequence harbors:
- the LOC125307777 gene encoding proteasome subunit alpha type-7-like codes for the protein MAARYDRAITVFSPDGHLFQVEYAQEAVKKGSTAVGIRGKDIVVLGVEKKSVAKLQEERTVRKICVLDEHVCMAFAGLTADARIVINRARVECQSHRLTVEDPVTVEYITRYIATLKQRYTQSNGRRPFGISALIVGFDCDGTPRLYQTDPSGTYHAWKANAIGRSAKTVREFLEKNYTEEAITGDNEAIKLAIKALLEVVQSGGKNIELAVIRRNQPLKILESKEIETLVAEIEKEKEEEAEKKKQKKSS
- the ss18 gene encoding protein SSXT isoform X3; the encoded protein is MSVAFAPHRPRGKGDITPAGIQKLLDENNQLIQCIMDFQSKGKTAECSQYQQMLHRNLVYLATIADSNQNMQSLLPAPPTQNMPMPGGMNQSGPPSQAPHGHNMPSEGPPAAHMQSQMNGQMPGPNHMPMQGPGPNQPPNMPSGAMNMPPSSHGSMGGYNHAVPSSQGMPTQGQMNMSQGQPMGSYGPRPSMNMQPSQGPMMHQQPPSQQYNMPPGGGGQHYQGQQNPMGMMGQVNQGNHVMSQRPMPPYRPPQQGPPQQYPGQEEYYGEQYSHGGQGAPEGSAQYAQQQEAYQQGPPQQQGYPPQQQYPGQQGYPGQQQGYGPSQGGPGQYPNYPQGQGQQYAAYRAPQPGPPQAQQQRPYGYEQGQYGNYQQ
- the ss18 gene encoding protein SSXT isoform X1, which translates into the protein MSVAFAPHRPRGKGDITPAGIQKLLDENNQLIQCIMDFQSKGKTAECSQYQQMLHRNLVYLATIADSNQNMQSLLPAPPTQNMPMPGGMNQSGPPSQAPHGHNMPSEGPPAAHMQSQMNGQMPGPNHMPMQGPGPNQPPNMPSGAMNMPPSSHGSMGGYNHAVPSSQGMPTQGQMNMSQGQPMGSYGPRPSMNMQPSQGPMMHQQPPSQQYNMPPGGGGQHYQGQQNPMGMMGQVNQGNHVMSQRPMPPYRPPQQGPPQQYPGQEEYYGEQYSHGGQGAPEGGAKNLQKLVTNSGSAQYAQQQEAYQQGPPQQQGYPPQQQYPGQQGYPGQQQGYGPSQGGPGQYPNYPQGQGQQYAAYRAPQPGPPQAQQQRPYGYEQGQYGNYQQ
- the ss18 gene encoding protein SSXT isoform X2, producing the protein MSVAFAPHRPRGKGDITPAGIQKLLDENNQLIQCIMDFQSKGKTAECSQYQQMLHRNLVYLATIADSNQNMQSLLPAPPTQNMPMPGGMNQSGPPSQAPHGHNMPSEGPPAAHMQSQMNGQMPGPNHMPMQGPGPNQPPNMPSGAMNMPPSSHGSMGGYNHAVPSSQGMPTQGQMNMSQGQPMGSYGPRPSMNMQPSQGPMMHQQPPSQQYNMPPGGGGQHYQGQQNPMGMMGQVNQGNHVMSQRPMPPYRPPQQGPPQQYPGQEEYYGEQYSHGGQGAPEGGAKNLQKLVTNSGSAQYAQQQEAYQQGPPQQQGYPPQQQYPGQQGYPGQQQGYGPSQGGPGQYPNYPQGQGQQYAAYRAPQPGPPQAQQQRPYGYEQGHMRK